A single window of Candidatus Zixiibacteriota bacterium DNA harbors:
- a CDS encoding carboxypeptidase regulatory-like domain-containing protein: MIKTILWIFVVIMVSNLELLGAPVSGVVTNSQTGTPIANVVVKILQTNDSTQTNSAGYYLLSDVADGMYTMLFGAQTYQPLIRLNAQIGVCCIGNTGNTDNDPADQVDISDLTMLISHLFVNLAPLVCPEEGNIDGDAGNSVDISDLTALIDHLFINLQPTSACR; encoded by the coding sequence ATGATCAAGACAATCCTTTGGATATTCGTCGTTATAATGGTTTCTAATTTAGAATTGTTGGGCGCCCCCGTATCTGGCGTGGTAACAAACAGTCAGACCGGAACGCCAATTGCAAACGTTGTCGTCAAAATACTGCAAACAAATGACAGCACTCAAACTAATTCTGCCGGCTATTATCTGTTGAGCGACGTTGCCGATGGCATGTACACGATGCTTTTCGGCGCTCAGACCTATCAGCCACTCATCCGATTGAATGCGCAAATTGGAGTGTGCTGTATTGGTAATACCGGCAACACAGACAACGACCCAGCTGACCAAGTTGATATTTCCGACCTTACAATGCTCATTAGCCATCTTTTCGTAAACCTTGCCCCTCTCGTGTGTCCTGAAGAAGGAAATATCGATGGAGATGCGGGGAATTCCGTGGATATAAGCGATCTAACTGCGCTTATAGATCACTTATTCATCAACCTTCAGCCCACGTCAGCGTGCCGATGA
- a CDS encoding tetratricopeptide repeat protein yields the protein MIKIALKVLVSAMLFIIAGVGSVSADTTFINVSLIPTGTLTGTATLMGGGGHGGIFVYVSGTSIVGTTNQSGNYTIIGVPYGTYTLTFTKAGYTNQNRTGLIISSAGQVVNVSGVSLVPNSETEAKLFGDALRLYSYDRYSESIAALRGLIAANPTGKYAAASQYRVALAFGSEDKYDSAIAALASLITTYSSDSLVPHAYYWRGSYKDAKLNYSGALADFQQVVTSYSSYPVAGRAQYRVGRSQEELGNVSAAINAYLAVETNYPSSPDIKAAIVNSGWLYYTSDQYPQAITQFNKLLSTYPTSEEASKSSFYIGMCYYNQEDFATALTKFSTSISSYPIGQYLVDAWYYRAHCKYNLESYTFAQAKADYQSIITNFPNSDKTAHARYYLGNCESNLGNYLGAIAAYQAFIAADPTTDWVANARDRIAGAYYSDQDYNNALTAYVNYYTLYPGTKAAGDAHYWAGRCYEKLFGTVANSQAHSEYCTVITQYPNCEKLPNAIVHRDAVGNASCP from the coding sequence ATGATCAAGATAGCTCTGAAGGTGTTGGTCTCTGCAATGCTGTTTATCATTGCAGGTGTCGGCTCAGTATCGGCAGACACGACTTTTATAAATGTATCACTCATCCCAACGGGTACCTTGACCGGGACTGCAACTCTCATGGGAGGAGGCGGCCATGGCGGGATTTTCGTTTATGTAAGCGGTACGAGTATCGTTGGAACGACCAATCAGAGTGGCAATTATACCATAATTGGTGTCCCTTATGGGACGTATACTTTGACTTTCACAAAGGCTGGGTATACGAATCAGAATCGCACGGGACTCATTATATCATCGGCTGGACAGGTGGTTAACGTTTCCGGGGTAAGCCTTGTGCCTAACAGTGAAACAGAGGCGAAACTGTTTGGTGATGCCCTGCGATTATATAGTTACGATCGATATTCCGAGTCTATCGCAGCATTAAGAGGATTGATCGCGGCCAATCCGACCGGCAAATATGCAGCTGCTTCCCAATATCGTGTAGCCCTCGCGTTCGGCTCTGAGGACAAATATGATTCTGCGATTGCGGCTTTGGCATCACTTATTACAACTTATTCTTCAGACAGTTTGGTGCCCCATGCCTACTATTGGCGTGGCTCGTACAAGGATGCTAAGCTCAATTACAGTGGCGCTCTTGCGGACTTTCAGCAAGTAGTTACTTCATATTCGTCTTATCCAGTTGCTGGGCGCGCACAATACCGTGTGGGACGTTCACAAGAAGAGCTCGGGAATGTTTCGGCAGCGATAAACGCATATTTAGCGGTCGAAACTAATTATCCAAGCTCGCCCGATATCAAAGCCGCAATTGTCAATTCAGGCTGGTTGTATTATACCTCTGACCAATACCCCCAGGCGATAACCCAATTCAACAAGCTTTTGAGCACTTACCCAACAAGTGAGGAAGCGTCGAAGTCCAGTTTCTATATTGGGATGTGTTATTACAATCAGGAAGATTTTGCCACTGCCCTAACAAAATTCAGTACCTCAATCAGCTCTTACCCCATTGGCCAGTACCTTGTCGATGCATGGTATTACCGTGCCCACTGCAAATACAATCTTGAGAGTTACACTTTTGCCCAGGCCAAAGCTGATTACCAGAGCATTATTACCAACTTTCCGAATTCTGATAAAACCGCTCATGCTCGCTATTATCTAGGCAATTGCGAGAGCAATCTTGGCAACTATCTGGGTGCCATAGCCGCCTACCAGGCCTTCATCGCCGCTGATCCGACAACGGACTGGGTGGCGAATGCCCGAGACCGTATTGCAGGGGCCTATTACTCTGATCAAGACTACAACAACGCTCTTACTGCCTATGTCAACTACTATACGCTTTACCCCGGAACTAAGGCAGCAGGTGACGCTCATTATTGGGCAGGTCGCTGCTATGAAAAACTATTTGGCACTGTAGCCAATTCCCAGGCGCATAGCGAGTACTGCACGGTAATAACCCAGTATCCCAATTGCGAGAAGCTTCCTAATGCAATCGTACATCGAGATGCTGTTGGAAACGCCTCTTGTCCATAA
- the ilvA gene encoding threonine ammonia-lyase, with protein sequence MIEQADILDAEMHLHSGIRKTPFLDSRYFSQVTGADVWLLNEAAQRTGSYKIRGAWNAMRKLSPTELGRGVITASAGNHAQGVALAAKWIGCKATIVMPLTTPLVKVDQTRSYNSPAILLYGENYDEAAEHAAQLQRKTGATYIHPFDNDDVIAGQGTVGLHILRHHSDVETIIVPVGGGGLISGICVAIKAVNRKISIIGVNASGAASAARSFREQSRIRLDNVNTIADGIRVQQIGERTFDIISKYVDDVLEVSDDQICEALLLLEEKPKLIIEPAGATGVAALLASAERFARKKTMVVLTGANVDFSVMQKLMAHAMRLSGRLTTIEVQLADNMSSLAGLTKILADAQGIIISIDLRRNKVGMPLERMVCMLDLQARSSGHMQEILDAMRNGDMTFFIV encoded by the coding sequence GTGATCGAACAAGCAGATATTCTCGATGCCGAGATGCATCTTCATTCAGGTATTCGCAAAACTCCTTTTCTCGATTCGCGTTACTTCAGCCAAGTAACAGGCGCGGATGTGTGGCTGCTAAACGAAGCCGCCCAAAGAACCGGCTCGTACAAAATCCGCGGGGCTTGGAATGCCATGAGGAAACTGTCGCCCACAGAGTTAGGGCGCGGCGTGATTACTGCTTCAGCTGGCAACCACGCTCAAGGAGTGGCGTTGGCTGCAAAATGGATTGGCTGTAAGGCTACTATTGTTATGCCCTTAACAACACCGCTGGTCAAAGTCGACCAAACCCGATCGTATAACAGTCCAGCCATTCTCCTTTACGGGGAGAATTATGACGAAGCCGCGGAGCATGCCGCCCAACTTCAGCGGAAAACTGGCGCGACCTATATCCATCCTTTCGACAATGACGATGTTATTGCCGGTCAGGGTACAGTCGGGCTGCATATTCTCAGACACCATTCTGATGTAGAAACAATTATTGTTCCCGTAGGCGGTGGCGGGCTTATCTCAGGAATTTGCGTTGCGATAAAAGCGGTTAATCGGAAGATATCTATTATAGGAGTGAACGCCTCAGGCGCAGCCTCAGCGGCGAGGTCATTCAGGGAACAGTCACGAATCCGGCTTGATAACGTAAATACAATTGCCGATGGCATCCGTGTCCAGCAAATAGGGGAACGGACATTTGATATAATATCAAAGTATGTTGACGATGTTTTAGAGGTTTCCGATGACCAAATATGCGAGGCTCTACTTTTACTCGAAGAAAAGCCCAAGCTGATTATCGAACCTGCCGGAGCGACGGGCGTGGCGGCGCTGCTTGCCAGTGCGGAACGATTTGCGCGAAAAAAGACAATGGTTGTTCTCACAGGGGCAAATGTGGATTTCTCGGTGATGCAAAAGCTTATGGCACACGCTATGCGTCTGTCTGGGAGATTGACTACAATTGAAGTTCAACTGGCTGATAATATGTCGTCACTGGCGGGATTAACAAAAATCCTCGCTGACGCACAGGGAATAATCATCAGTATTGATCTCAGGCGCAATAAGGTTGGTATGCCTCTCGAAAGAATGGTCTGCATGTTAGACCTGCAGGCAAGATCGAGTGGGCATATGCAAGAGATCCTCGACGCGATGAGAAATGGTGATATGACATTCTTCATCGTCTAA
- a CDS encoding sulfatase-like hydrolase/transferase, with protein sequence MTDETFEASAYQSIFVKLFSNRYRAMQLLLACFLITSTAARVILVIANFSQLSDSWLLLFPALGIGFCFDLIAGLWLLLPFSFFLLAAPDRWFSRRAVLWTCQLLLFVFIFSLLYLGAAEYFFFDEFSARFNTVAVDYLIYPHEIFVNMWETLPLAKILAATFLIAGSAFVMLRKRFLSLLILNTSMRVRFLFFGAHFLLLTIVCFGWDIRYARISDNRVINELALNGLYSFGSAARTKELDYDQFYARLPDSTEAFSRLRRILSADGSRFIDSADQLSIDRLIVTGKPPRPLNVVIILEESFGSKFIKSLDSTGPGVATEFEKLADNGLLFTHIYATGNRTVRGIEAILASFPPLPGESIVRRPGGRNVFTISALLKSFGYSTAFIYGGLAYFDNMGDFTSSNGFEQVLDRTNFTKKTFTTIWGVCDEDLFDNSLIILDSLHRENKPFFSLLLTVSNHSPYTFPDGRIPTNPKEHTRENAVRYADYSLSKFLHDAESHQFFDSTIFIVVADHGARIYGSQEIPMDSYEIPLLFYAPKIIKAGQRNNTLGSQMDVAPTIMALLQFQYMSQFFGHDLLSAPKSAERALMNHNRDIALYSKGKLAVLGLKQRTELWKHDSASGDFSPLPISEDSSFVLDAVAYFQGAYYLFSHRKLHPPDQSPQL encoded by the coding sequence ATGACTGACGAAACTTTTGAAGCCTCCGCTTATCAATCTATTTTTGTTAAGCTATTCAGTAATCGCTACCGGGCGATGCAGCTTCTCCTTGCCTGCTTTTTGATTACTTCGACTGCTGCAAGAGTTATTCTCGTTATTGCGAACTTTTCGCAATTGAGTGATTCTTGGCTTTTATTGTTTCCGGCTCTGGGGATTGGCTTTTGCTTTGATTTAATCGCTGGACTTTGGTTGCTACTTCCTTTTAGCTTTTTCCTACTTGCGGCGCCAGACCGTTGGTTTAGCAGAAGAGCTGTCCTTTGGACTTGCCAATTACTGCTCTTTGTCTTCATTTTTAGCCTACTCTACCTCGGCGCAGCAGAATACTTTTTCTTTGATGAGTTCAGCGCGCGTTTCAACACAGTGGCGGTCGACTATCTTATCTATCCCCATGAAATATTTGTTAACATGTGGGAAACTTTGCCCCTTGCAAAAATCTTAGCCGCTACCTTTCTCATTGCCGGCTCGGCATTTGTGATGTTACGCAAAAGATTCCTTAGTCTGCTCATTCTTAATACTTCGATGCGGGTGCGGTTTCTTTTTTTCGGGGCGCATTTCCTACTCCTTACAATTGTATGCTTCGGATGGGACATTCGATACGCCCGCATAAGCGACAATCGGGTAATAAATGAACTCGCATTAAACGGCCTGTATTCGTTCGGGTCAGCAGCGAGAACCAAGGAGCTCGATTATGATCAGTTTTACGCCCGGCTACCCGATTCAACCGAGGCATTTTCCAGACTAAGAAGAATCCTGTCGGCTGATGGAAGCAGATTCATTGATTCTGCTGATCAATTATCGATTGACAGACTAATTGTAACCGGCAAGCCGCCGCGTCCCTTAAATGTGGTTATTATTTTGGAGGAGAGCTTTGGTTCCAAATTTATTAAATCGCTCGATTCCACAGGCCCCGGAGTTGCCACTGAGTTTGAGAAACTTGCCGATAACGGCCTTCTTTTTACTCATATCTATGCAACCGGCAATCGTACCGTGAGAGGCATCGAAGCTATCCTCGCAAGCTTTCCGCCGCTTCCGGGCGAATCGATCGTGCGAAGGCCGGGCGGGCGTAATGTTTTCACAATTTCTGCTCTGTTGAAGTCATTTGGTTACTCCACTGCGTTTATATATGGAGGCCTGGCCTATTTTGATAATATGGGAGATTTTACTTCGTCGAACGGATTCGAGCAGGTTTTAGACCGAACCAACTTCACCAAAAAGACTTTTACTACCATTTGGGGAGTGTGCGATGAAGACCTTTTTGACAATTCACTGATTATCCTTGACAGCCTTCACAGGGAGAACAAGCCTTTCTTTTCGTTATTATTGACAGTCTCAAATCATTCCCCCTATACATTTCCAGACGGCCGAATTCCCACCAATCCAAAAGAGCATACTCGGGAGAACGCTGTGAGGTATGCCGACTATTCACTTTCCAAATTTCTGCATGATGCTGAATCTCACCAATTTTTTGACAGTACAATATTTATTGTCGTAGCAGATCATGGCGCGCGTATCTATGGCTCCCAAGAAATACCGATGGATTCCTACGAGATACCCCTGCTTTTTTACGCGCCAAAGATCATCAAGGCTGGTCAACGAAATAATACCCTTGGTTCACAGATGGATGTGGCTCCTACAATAATGGCGCTCCTACAATTCCAATATATGAGTCAATTTTTCGGCCATGATCTCCTTTCCGCCCCAAAATCTGCTGAGCGCGCTCTGATGAATCATAACCGAGACATTGCTCTTTATTCGAAAGGTAAGCTTGCTGTTCTTGGTCTAAAACAAAGGACAGAATTGTGGAAACATGACTCCGCAAGCGGAGATTTTTCACCGCTCCCGATTTCCGAAGACTCTTCATTTGTGCTTGATGCCGTCGCTTATTTTCAAGGAGCCTATTATTTATTTTCTCATCGTAAACTTCACCCACCGGATCAAAGCCCGCAATTATAA
- a CDS encoding thioredoxin domain-containing protein, with the protein MTSKRTKSKPMSNRSSILFIIGSLLLAIAIIASALLATKYIWAVHLVGCGEGAGCDWILKSQWSKIAGLPVAFLGLAYFSGLLILWLGSNRTGVFSAMSVIGRVGVLASVFFLMVMLIEGHFCIWCGIAHFANMLWWSVLEFRVRKEKRLASSTLRTLAPAVAVFILVLTATKLMQGREANMAQNEAQRKAVESIAKIGAPKQPIDSAPPESAGMPSPVKQTAQSPPRFGGRYWSAGEDKPVRLVVFQDYQCQLCFDIELEIRKMMSERTDFSLSVKQWPFDTECNKYLLTESPHPGACDVSRTAEAVGILGGEKAFWEIHHWLVDHVGQYSEAELVGKLVLLGIDTTAFFRVKASPAIDSLISADIEEGMALGLKFTPMVFVNGYEVQGWQSAGALPAAIDRAAEMAQSSPRPNDNPENAIDRLFAEWLKKPAVIFSLWENDNMRGTPALSDTVMVFGDLTCPYNAASESILQDAMKGRSNICYVFRDFPLDSSCNELVKAQINPYACDAARLASAAGRVGGTDAYWKMHQWVVGHRESFTLSQIEEAAAECGLSSPSLLAAMKSPQVANHLQMCLGLSKAMGIQMSPTIFINGKQLPDWRAPGLLKKVISHISEPVIR; encoded by the coding sequence ATGACTTCGAAGCGAACCAAATCCAAGCCAATGTCCAATCGATCTTCGATTCTTTTTATCATCGGTTCGCTACTTCTTGCAATCGCTATCATTGCATCGGCATTGCTTGCGACAAAGTATATCTGGGCTGTGCATTTAGTTGGTTGCGGCGAAGGCGCGGGTTGTGATTGGATACTGAAAAGCCAATGGAGCAAAATCGCCGGTCTGCCGGTCGCATTTCTCGGACTTGCATACTTTAGCGGATTGCTGATTCTCTGGCTTGGTTCCAACCGGACAGGTGTCTTTTCCGCTATGTCCGTAATCGGGCGTGTCGGTGTCCTCGCCTCAGTCTTTTTCTTAATGGTAATGCTCATTGAAGGACATTTTTGCATTTGGTGCGGAATTGCGCACTTCGCCAATATGCTCTGGTGGTCTGTTCTTGAATTCCGCGTAAGAAAAGAGAAAAGGTTGGCTTCGTCGACTTTACGGACTCTTGCGCCAGCGGTAGCAGTATTTATTTTAGTCCTTACCGCCACGAAGCTTATGCAGGGACGAGAAGCTAACATGGCGCAGAATGAAGCCCAGCGGAAAGCTGTTGAGTCAATTGCTAAAATCGGCGCCCCGAAACAGCCGATCGATTCTGCACCGCCAGAGTCTGCGGGGATGCCATCTCCCGTGAAGCAGACCGCACAATCGCCACCTCGTTTTGGGGGGCGTTATTGGAGCGCGGGTGAGGACAAACCAGTCAGACTTGTTGTTTTTCAAGATTATCAATGTCAGCTTTGCTTTGACATCGAGTTGGAAATAAGAAAAATGATGTCGGAGCGCACCGATTTTTCCCTTTCTGTCAAGCAATGGCCATTTGATACCGAGTGTAATAAATATCTTCTTACCGAGAGCCCCCATCCGGGTGCGTGCGATGTTTCGCGCACAGCCGAGGCGGTGGGCATACTTGGCGGTGAAAAAGCCTTTTGGGAAATTCATCACTGGCTGGTAGATCATGTAGGACAATATTCTGAAGCAGAACTTGTCGGGAAGTTAGTGCTTCTCGGGATTGACACTACGGCATTTTTCAGAGTAAAAGCCAGCCCGGCCATTGACAGCCTCATTTCGGCTGACATTGAAGAAGGGATGGCGCTGGGATTGAAATTCACTCCCATGGTCTTTGTAAACGGCTACGAAGTACAAGGATGGCAGTCAGCCGGAGCCCTGCCTGCCGCCATAGACAGAGCGGCGGAAATGGCTCAAAGCTCTCCGCGTCCAAACGATAATCCCGAAAATGCGATCGACAGGCTTTTTGCCGAGTGGCTTAAAAAGCCTGCGGTGATTTTCTCCCTCTGGGAAAATGACAATATGCGTGGTACACCCGCTCTGTCAGATACAGTCATGGTATTTGGCGATTTAACGTGTCCGTATAATGCCGCAAGCGAGTCCATTCTTCAGGATGCCATGAAGGGGCGGTCGAACATTTGCTATGTTTTCCGCGATTTCCCTCTTGATTCGAGCTGCAATGAGTTGGTGAAAGCCCAGATCAATCCTTATGCCTGCGATGCCGCACGGCTCGCATCGGCGGCGGGACGTGTGGGAGGGACTGACGCCTATTGGAAGATGCACCAATGGGTTGTGGGCCATCGCGAAAGCTTTACACTATCTCAGATTGAAGAGGCGGCTGCCGAATGCGGCCTGAGCAGCCCTTCGCTACTCGCAGCCATGAAATCCCCCCAAGTTGCAAATCACCTCCAGATGTGTCTGGGGTTGTCCAAGGCCATGGGAATTCAAATGTCGCCCACTATCTTCATCAACGGCAAACAGCTTCCTGATTGGCGCGCTCCGGGGTTGCTCAAAAAGGTCATTTCTCATATCTCGGAGCCTGTCATACGCTAA